One part of the Xylanimonas allomyrinae genome encodes these proteins:
- a CDS encoding OmpA family protein → MRAARIAAALVVTGLTGVLPAEAPGPDPELIAQAQAVLAEDYTRLQGVTITPEMRENATFDLRLVESNLGFDTVVEDEGHTTVRLSADLLFEFGQAALTDEASTVVAELAQDIPQGAAVAVDGHTDSVGDAAANDTLSRQRGDAVAAALAQARPDLALTVTGHGAAQPVAENEVDGHDNPAGRALNRRVEVTYETSE, encoded by the coding sequence GTGAGGGCCGCACGGATCGCTGCCGCGCTCGTCGTGACAGGCCTGACCGGGGTCCTGCCCGCCGAGGCTCCCGGCCCGGACCCTGAGCTCATCGCGCAGGCGCAGGCGGTGCTCGCCGAGGACTACACCCGCCTCCAGGGTGTGACGATCACCCCCGAGATGCGCGAGAACGCGACGTTCGACCTGCGGCTCGTCGAGTCCAACCTCGGGTTCGACACCGTCGTCGAGGACGAAGGGCACACCACCGTGCGCCTGTCGGCCGACCTGCTCTTCGAGTTCGGGCAGGCCGCGCTGACGGACGAGGCGAGCACCGTCGTCGCCGAACTGGCGCAGGACATCCCCCAGGGCGCTGCCGTCGCCGTCGACGGCCACACCGACTCGGTGGGCGACGCGGCAGCCAACGACACCCTGTCCCGGCAGCGCGGCGACGCCGTCGCCGCCGCGCTCGCGCAGGCGCGCCCCGACCTGGCACTGACCGTCACGGGGCACGGGGCCGCGCAGCCGGTCGCCGAGAACGAGGTGGACGGGCACGACAACCCTGCGGGCCGGGCGCTCAACCGCCGCGTCGAGGTCACCTACGAGACGAGCGAATGA
- a CDS encoding FtsK/SpoIIIE domain-containing protein, translating into MHLKATLHRSDGTTDDVVVTADAGATIGEIAQTIARVDPHGSPGGPDAPRTLEARLPGQDQPVRLPPDAALGEAWIGSGADVAVVDTSLPLASQGSGTVRATVRVAGAEPVPLQEGSFLVGRAPECDIVLTDPLVSKRHLRIDVGEQVDVVDLGSANGTLVDGVPIPRVRVDRAQCVVVGDTPLDVERRVTENRISGVAPKAGPVAFTRSPRVEERYAGQEFEAPQAPDEVEPREFPILALIAPVLLGVAMFFILKRPAALLMIAMSPTMMAMNYLTQGRQAKKRLERQVKRFDERLSSLRDLLTAERETERSVRLREAPATRHVYVEAMRHGPLLWTRRPEHWSFLNVRLGLGTMPTRNVVKTGDKGALLKEHQDQLDAVTAAFGTVDGVPVVENLYDAGALGFAGPPARVAGALNAVLVQLTGLHAPSELVVTAAVSPVWTRSLRWLTWVPHTSSPQSPVDGLHLADSAGGTSRLLAQLEELVAQRSTARGAQRRGAIREDGAAIERGADVGSGDDGGTASEVPAVVVVVSDDIDADRARLIQLAELGPDAGVYLLWVASDPARLPAACRTFVDVSTEHQRVGLVRLGRWCDDVVLEDLDDDAALGFGRRLAPVFDAGALTDDATDLPRSVSLPALLGHDLFESSGAVLDRWRQNLSVYDRTGAAGARRRAGSLRAVVGSAGVDAQHLDLRAQGPHALVGGTTGAGKSEFLQAWVLGMAAEYSPDRVTFLFVDYKGGSAFADCINLPHCVGLVTDLSPHLVLRALTSLRAELHHRERLFNRKKAKDLLELEKRADPETPPALVIVIDEFAALAGDVPEFVDGVVDVA; encoded by the coding sequence ATGCACCTCAAGGCCACGCTGCACCGCTCGGACGGCACGACCGACGACGTCGTCGTCACCGCCGACGCCGGCGCGACCATCGGTGAGATCGCGCAGACGATCGCACGCGTCGACCCGCACGGGTCACCCGGCGGCCCCGACGCGCCGCGCACGCTCGAGGCGCGCCTGCCCGGTCAGGACCAGCCGGTGCGGCTGCCGCCCGACGCGGCGCTCGGCGAGGCGTGGATCGGGTCGGGGGCCGACGTCGCCGTCGTGGACACGTCTCTCCCGCTCGCGTCGCAAGGGTCGGGCACGGTGCGCGCCACCGTTCGCGTGGCGGGCGCCGAGCCGGTGCCGCTGCAGGAGGGCAGCTTCCTGGTGGGTCGTGCACCCGAGTGCGACATCGTGCTCACCGACCCGCTGGTCTCCAAGCGCCACCTGCGCATCGACGTCGGTGAGCAGGTCGACGTCGTGGACCTCGGCTCGGCCAACGGCACGCTCGTCGACGGCGTCCCGATCCCGCGGGTGCGGGTCGACCGCGCGCAGTGCGTCGTCGTGGGCGACACGCCGCTCGACGTCGAGCGGCGTGTCACGGAGAACCGCATCAGCGGTGTCGCGCCGAAGGCGGGACCGGTCGCGTTCACGCGGTCCCCGCGCGTGGAGGAGCGCTACGCCGGGCAGGAGTTCGAGGCACCGCAGGCGCCCGACGAGGTCGAGCCGCGAGAGTTCCCGATCCTGGCCCTGATCGCCCCCGTGCTGCTGGGCGTCGCGATGTTCTTCATCCTGAAGCGCCCCGCGGCCCTGCTCATGATCGCGATGTCGCCGACGATGATGGCGATGAACTACCTGACGCAGGGGCGTCAGGCGAAGAAACGGCTCGAGCGGCAGGTCAAGCGGTTCGACGAACGCCTTTCGTCGCTGCGCGACCTGCTCACGGCCGAGCGTGAGACCGAGCGTTCCGTCCGGCTGCGGGAGGCGCCCGCGACACGGCACGTCTACGTCGAGGCGATGCGGCACGGCCCGCTGCTGTGGACGCGGCGCCCCGAGCACTGGAGCTTCCTCAACGTCAGGCTGGGCCTGGGCACCATGCCGACCCGCAACGTCGTCAAGACGGGTGACAAGGGCGCGCTCCTCAAGGAGCACCAGGACCAGCTCGACGCCGTCACGGCGGCGTTCGGCACGGTCGACGGCGTGCCCGTCGTGGAGAACCTCTACGACGCGGGCGCGCTCGGGTTCGCCGGGCCGCCCGCGCGCGTCGCCGGCGCGCTCAACGCGGTGCTCGTCCAGCTCACGGGCCTGCACGCGCCGAGCGAGCTGGTCGTCACCGCCGCCGTCAGCCCCGTGTGGACGCGGTCCCTGCGCTGGCTCACGTGGGTGCCGCACACGTCCTCGCCGCAGAGCCCGGTCGACGGGCTGCACCTGGCCGACTCGGCGGGCGGCACCTCACGCCTGCTCGCCCAGCTGGAGGAGCTCGTCGCGCAGCGCAGCACGGCGCGCGGCGCGCAGCGCCGCGGGGCGATCCGCGAGGACGGCGCCGCGATCGAACGCGGCGCCGACGTCGGTTCCGGCGACGACGGCGGGACGGCGTCCGAGGTGCCGGCGGTCGTGGTGGTCGTCAGCGACGACATCGACGCCGACCGCGCACGCCTCATCCAGCTCGCCGAGCTCGGGCCTGACGCCGGCGTGTACCTGCTGTGGGTCGCCTCGGACCCCGCCCGGCTCCCCGCCGCGTGCCGCACCTTCGTCGACGTCAGTACGGAGCACCAGCGCGTCGGCCTGGTGCGCCTGGGCCGCTGGTGCGACGACGTCGTGCTCGAAGACCTCGACGACGACGCGGCCCTCGGCTTCGGGCGGCGGCTCGCGCCCGTCTTCGACGCCGGCGCGCTCACCGACGACGCCACGGACCTGCCCCGGTCGGTGTCGCTGCCCGCCCTCCTGGGCCACGACCTGTTCGAGTCGTCCGGCGCCGTGCTCGACCGGTGGCGGCAGAACCTGTCGGTCTACGACCGTACGGGCGCCGCCGGCGCGCGGCGGCGAGCCGGGTCGCTGCGCGCCGTCGTCGGCTCTGCGGGTGTCGACGCCCAGCACCTCGACCTGCGCGCCCAAGGCCCGCACGCCCTCGTAGGCGGCACGACGGGCGCCGGAAAATCCGAGTTCCTCCAGGCGTGGGTGCTCGGCATGGCCGCCGAGTACAGCCCCGACCGGGTCACGTTCCTGTTCGTCGACTACAAGGGCGGGTCCGCGTTCGCCGACTGCATCAACCTGCCGCACTGCGTCGGCCTCGTCACCGACCTGTCCCCGCACCTCGTGCTGCGGGCACTGACGAGCCTGCGCGCCGAGCTGCACCACCGCGAACGCCTCTTCAACCGCAAGAAGGCCAAGGACCTCCTGGAACTGGAGAAACGCGCCGACCCGGAGACGCCGCCCGCGCTCGTCATCGTCATCGACGAGTTCGCGGCGCTCGCGGGCGACGTGCCCGAGTTCGTCGACGGCGTCGTCGACGTCGCGTAG
- a CDS encoding OmpA family protein, with the protein MIGSRALAVAMTVAAAVAGSPTSSPSPPSPSPQSSHDADPGLVADTQRKLDEARADLETTSLTDEMHRAAVTELRPDVSIADLRSEGSVTGLDTVVEDKGRTVVHLTADLLFEFGQATLTDPARAAVGRLTEQIPQGVAVSVDGHTDSVGDDAFNDTLSQQRADSVAAVLGEARPDLVLTVTGHGEREPVASNEVGGQDNPAGRARNRRVEVSYESGG; encoded by the coding sequence GTGATCGGTTCGCGGGCGCTGGCCGTCGCGATGACCGTGGCCGCAGCCGTCGCGGGCTCGCCCACGTCCTCACCGTCGCCGCCCTCACCGTCGCCGCAGTCGTCACACGACGCCGACCCCGGTCTCGTGGCCGACACGCAGCGGAAGCTCGACGAGGCGCGTGCGGACCTGGAGACCACGAGCCTCACGGACGAGATGCACCGCGCCGCAGTCACCGAGCTGCGCCCGGACGTCTCCATCGCCGACCTGCGGTCGGAGGGGTCCGTCACCGGTCTCGACACGGTGGTCGAGGACAAGGGCCGCACGGTCGTCCACCTGACTGCGGACCTGCTGTTCGAGTTCGGGCAGGCCACGCTGACGGACCCGGCCCGGGCCGCCGTCGGGAGGCTGACGGAGCAGATCCCGCAGGGCGTCGCGGTCAGCGTGGACGGCCACACCGACTCCGTCGGCGACGACGCGTTCAACGACACGCTCTCGCAGCAGCGGGCCGACTCCGTCGCGGCCGTGCTGGGCGAGGCACGACCCGACCTGGTCCTGACCGTGACCGGCCACGGTGAGCGCGAGCCGGTCGCCAGCAACGAGGTCGGCGGACAGGACAACCCGGCCGGGCGGGCACGGAACCGCCGGGTCGAGGTCTCGTACGAGTCCGGCGGATGA